In Hevea brasiliensis isolate MT/VB/25A 57/8 chromosome 13, ASM3005281v1, whole genome shotgun sequence, a single genomic region encodes these proteins:
- the LOC110669608 gene encoding F-box protein At5g07670 isoform X3, with amino-acid sequence MSFSAEEPTTDTNQPLKKRSPSWSDLWLKNTKPLKHVIFAMQLQSLSSPTPNKESKTKTQTLIPKFSKIDRTLLLSDELLLKILSKLTDSHRNHNFLVCKRWLNLQGRLVRSLKVLDWEFIESGRLIARFPNLTNVDLINGCIVTPHNSSIWLNHRFLSMNINFEISGFVPNWRICEENLLPVEVVDRGLQALASACPNLRKLIVIGASELGLLSVAEECLTLQELELHKCNDNVLRGIAACDNLQILKLVGNVDGLYRSLVSDIGLTILAQGCKRLVKLELSGCEGSFDGIKAIGQCCQMLEEFTLCDHRMDDGWLAALSYCENLKTLRFLSCMKIDPNPGPDEYLVSCPALEKLHLQKCQFRDKKSVRALFKVCEAVREIVVKDCWGLDNDMFSSASICRLAWILRRLFFFHLHLHGGAS; translated from the coding sequence ATGTCATTTTCAGCAGAGGAACCAACTACAGACACTAACCAACCATTGAAGAAGAGGTCACCAAGCTGGTCAGACCTCTGGCTCAAGAATACCAAACCCTTAAAACATGTCATCTTTGCTATGCAACTCCAGTCTCTCTCTAGCCCCACTCCAAACAAAGAATCCAAAACCAAAACCCAAACCCTAATCCCCAAATTCTCCAAAATCGACCGTACACTTCTCTTAAGCGACGAGCTTCTACTTAAAATCCTCTCCAAACTAACCGATTCGCACAGAAACCATAACTTCCTCGTTTGCAAGCGGTGGCTTAATCTCCAAGGCCGCCTTGTACGGTCCTTGAAGGTGTTAGATTGGGAGTTTATTGAGTCTGGTCGCTTAATTGCAAGATTCCCAAATCTGACCAATGTGGATTTGATTAACGGTTGTATTGTTACGCCTCATAATTCTAGCATTTGGTTAAACCACAGGTTTCTTTCTATGAATATCAATTTTGAGATATCTGGGTTTGTTCCAAATTGGCGTATTTGTGAGGAAAATTTGTTGCCTGTTGAGGTAGTTGATAGAGGGCTTCAAGCATTGGCCAGTGCTTGTCCTAATTTGCGCAAGCTCATAGTGATTGGTGCTAGTGAGTTAGGTTTGTTGAGTGTAGCTGAGGAGTGTCTAACTTTGCAAGAACTGGAGTTGCACAAGTGCAATGATAACGTCTTGCGTGGGATTGCAGCATGCGACAACTTGCAGATATTGAAACTTGTAGGAAATGTGGATGGCCTTTATAGATCTCTGGTTTCGGATATTGGGTTGACAATTTTGGCGCAAGGGTGCAAGAGGTTAGTGAAGCTTGAGCTTAGTGGATGTGAGGGTAGCTTTGATGGCATTAAAGCAATTGGGCAGTGTTGCCAAATGCTTGAGGAATTTACACTTTGTGATCATAGGATGGATGATGGGTGGTTGGCTGCACTTTCATATTGTGAGAATTTGAAAACTTTGAGGTTTCTGTCATGCATGAAGATTGATCCTAATCCAGGGCCAGATGAGTATTTGGTTTCGTGTCCAGCCCTTGAAAAGCTGCATTTGCAGAAATGTCAGTTCAGAGACAAAAAGAGTGTTAGAGCTTTGTTTAAGGTGTGTGAAGCTGTTAGGGAAATTGTTGTTAAGGACTGCTGGGGATTGGACAATGATATGTTTAGCTCGGCAAGTATTTGCAG
- the LOC110669608 gene encoding F-box protein At5g07670 isoform X2, which translates to MSFSAEEPTTDTNQPLKKRSPSWSDLWLKNTKPLKHVIFAMQLQSLSSPTPNKESKTKTQTLIPKFSKIDRTLLLSDELLLKILSKLTDSHRNHNFLVCKRWLNLQGRLVRSLKVLDWEFIESGRLIARFPNLTNVDLINGCIVTPHNSSIWLNHRFLSMNINFEISGFVPNWRICEENLLPVEVVDRGLQALASACPNLRKLIVIGASELGLLSVAEECLTLQELELHKCNDNVLRGIAACDNLQILKLVGNVDGLYRSLVSDIGLTILAQGCKRLVKLELSGCEGSFDGIKAIGQCCQMLEEFTLCDHRMDDGWLAALSYCENLKTLRFLSCMKIDPNPGPDEYLVSCPALEKLHLQKCQFRDKKSVRALFKVCEAVREIVVKDCWGLDNDMFSSASICRRVKLLSLEGCSLLTTQGLESILLTSNELQHLRVQSCWHGSYGDYSSFIFICMEEQADG; encoded by the exons ATGTCATTTTCAGCAGAGGAACCAACTACAGACACTAACCAACCATTGAAGAAGAGGTCACCAAGCTGGTCAGACCTCTGGCTCAAGAATACCAAACCCTTAAAACATGTCATCTTTGCTATGCAACTCCAGTCTCTCTCTAGCCCCACTCCAAACAAAGAATCCAAAACCAAAACCCAAACCCTAATCCCCAAATTCTCCAAAATCGACCGTACACTTCTCTTAAGCGACGAGCTTCTACTTAAAATCCTCTCCAAACTAACCGATTCGCACAGAAACCATAACTTCCTCGTTTGCAAGCGGTGGCTTAATCTCCAAGGCCGCCTTGTACGGTCCTTGAAGGTGTTAGATTGGGAGTTTATTGAGTCTGGTCGCTTAATTGCAAGATTCCCAAATCTGACCAATGTGGATTTGATTAACGGTTGTATTGTTACGCCTCATAATTCTAGCATTTGGTTAAACCACAGGTTTCTTTCTATGAATATCAATTTTGAGATATCTGGGTTTGTTCCAAATTGGCGTATTTGTGAGGAAAATTTGTTGCCTGTTGAGGTAGTTGATAGAGGGCTTCAAGCATTGGCCAGTGCTTGTCCTAATTTGCGCAAGCTCATAGTGATTGGTGCTAGTGAGTTAGGTTTGTTGAGTGTAGCTGAGGAGTGTCTAACTTTGCAAGAACTGGAGTTGCACAAGTGCAATGATAACGTCTTGCGTGGGATTGCAGCATGCGACAACTTGCAGATATTGAAACTTGTAGGAAATGTGGATGGCCTTTATAGATCTCTGGTTTCGGATATTGGGTTGACAATTTTGGCGCAAGGGTGCAAGAGGTTAGTGAAGCTTGAGCTTAGTGGATGTGAGGGTAGCTTTGATGGCATTAAAGCAATTGGGCAGTGTTGCCAAATGCTTGAGGAATTTACACTTTGTGATCATAGGATGGATGATGGGTGGTTGGCTGCACTTTCATATTGTGAGAATTTGAAAACTTTGAGGTTTCTGTCATGCATGAAGATTGATCCTAATCCAGGGCCAGATGAGTATTTGGTTTCGTGTCCAGCCCTTGAAAAGCTGCATTTGCAGAAATGTCAGTTCAGAGACAAAAAGAGTGTTAGAGCTTTGTTTAAGGTGTGTGAAGCTGTTAGGGAAATTGTTGTTAAGGACTGCTGGGGATTGGACAATGATATGTTTAGCTCGGCAAGTATTTGCAG GAGGGTAAAGTTACTATCTCTAGAAGGATGCTCCTTGCTAACAACACAGGGACTGGAGTCTATACTTCTTACCTCTAATGAACTTCAACATCTTAGAGTACAGTCCT
- the LOC110669608 gene encoding F-box protein At5g07670 isoform X1 has protein sequence MSFSAEEPTTDTNQPLKKRSPSWSDLWLKNTKPLKHVIFAMQLQSLSSPTPNKESKTKTQTLIPKFSKIDRTLLLSDELLLKILSKLTDSHRNHNFLVCKRWLNLQGRLVRSLKVLDWEFIESGRLIARFPNLTNVDLINGCIVTPHNSSIWLNHRFLSMNINFEISGFVPNWRICEENLLPVEVVDRGLQALASACPNLRKLIVIGASELGLLSVAEECLTLQELELHKCNDNVLRGIAACDNLQILKLVGNVDGLYRSLVSDIGLTILAQGCKRLVKLELSGCEGSFDGIKAIGQCCQMLEEFTLCDHRMDDGWLAALSYCENLKTLRFLSCMKIDPNPGPDEYLVSCPALEKLHLQKCQFRDKKSVRALFKVCEAVREIVVKDCWGLDNDMFSSASICRRVKLLSLEGCSLLTTQGLESILLTSNELQHLRVQSCKHIKDCEVSVTLSTLFSSLKEFKWRPDTKSLLVSSLVGTGMGKKGGKFFKKS, from the exons ATGTCATTTTCAGCAGAGGAACCAACTACAGACACTAACCAACCATTGAAGAAGAGGTCACCAAGCTGGTCAGACCTCTGGCTCAAGAATACCAAACCCTTAAAACATGTCATCTTTGCTATGCAACTCCAGTCTCTCTCTAGCCCCACTCCAAACAAAGAATCCAAAACCAAAACCCAAACCCTAATCCCCAAATTCTCCAAAATCGACCGTACACTTCTCTTAAGCGACGAGCTTCTACTTAAAATCCTCTCCAAACTAACCGATTCGCACAGAAACCATAACTTCCTCGTTTGCAAGCGGTGGCTTAATCTCCAAGGCCGCCTTGTACGGTCCTTGAAGGTGTTAGATTGGGAGTTTATTGAGTCTGGTCGCTTAATTGCAAGATTCCCAAATCTGACCAATGTGGATTTGATTAACGGTTGTATTGTTACGCCTCATAATTCTAGCATTTGGTTAAACCACAGGTTTCTTTCTATGAATATCAATTTTGAGATATCTGGGTTTGTTCCAAATTGGCGTATTTGTGAGGAAAATTTGTTGCCTGTTGAGGTAGTTGATAGAGGGCTTCAAGCATTGGCCAGTGCTTGTCCTAATTTGCGCAAGCTCATAGTGATTGGTGCTAGTGAGTTAGGTTTGTTGAGTGTAGCTGAGGAGTGTCTAACTTTGCAAGAACTGGAGTTGCACAAGTGCAATGATAACGTCTTGCGTGGGATTGCAGCATGCGACAACTTGCAGATATTGAAACTTGTAGGAAATGTGGATGGCCTTTATAGATCTCTGGTTTCGGATATTGGGTTGACAATTTTGGCGCAAGGGTGCAAGAGGTTAGTGAAGCTTGAGCTTAGTGGATGTGAGGGTAGCTTTGATGGCATTAAAGCAATTGGGCAGTGTTGCCAAATGCTTGAGGAATTTACACTTTGTGATCATAGGATGGATGATGGGTGGTTGGCTGCACTTTCATATTGTGAGAATTTGAAAACTTTGAGGTTTCTGTCATGCATGAAGATTGATCCTAATCCAGGGCCAGATGAGTATTTGGTTTCGTGTCCAGCCCTTGAAAAGCTGCATTTGCAGAAATGTCAGTTCAGAGACAAAAAGAGTGTTAGAGCTTTGTTTAAGGTGTGTGAAGCTGTTAGGGAAATTGTTGTTAAGGACTGCTGGGGATTGGACAATGATATGTTTAGCTCGGCAAGTATTTGCAG GAGGGTAAAGTTACTATCTCTAGAAGGATGCTCCTTGCTAACAACACAGGGACTGGAGTCTATACTTCTTACCTCTAATGAACTTCAACATCTTAGAGTACAGTCCTGTAAGCACATAAAAGATTGTGAAGTCTCTGTTACACTTTCAACATTATTCTCTAGTCTTAAAGAGTTCAAATGGAGACCAGATACCAAATCTCTTCTTGTGTCTAGTCTTGTGGGGACTGGCATGGGAAAGAAAGGTGGTAAATTTTTCAAGAAGTCATAA